In Polypterus senegalus isolate Bchr_013 chromosome 12, ASM1683550v1, whole genome shotgun sequence, the following are encoded in one genomic region:
- the vps29 gene encoding vacuolar protein sorting-associated protein 29 isoform X1, with the protein MAGHRLVLVLGDLHIPHRCNTLPAKFKKLLVPGKIQHILCTGNLCTKESYDYLKTLAGDVHIVRGDFDENLNYPEQKVVTVGQFKIGLIHGHQVIPWGDVASLALLQRQLDVDILISGHTHKFEAFENENKFYINPGSATGAYNALESNIIPSFVLMDIQASTVVTYVYQLIGDDVKVERIEYKKS; encoded by the exons ATG GCTGGTCACAGA TTGGTTCTGGTTCTTGGAGATCTCCACATTCCTCACCGCTGTAACACACTGCCAGCAAAGTTCAAGAAGCTGCTGGTACCCGGGAAAATCCAGCATATCCTGTGCACTGGCAACCTGTGCACCAAAGAGAGCTATGACTACCTGAAGACTCTGGCTGGGGATGTTCACATTGTCCGCGGAGATTTTGATGAG AATCTAAACTACCCTGAGCAGAAAGTGGTGACAGTTGGACAGTTTAAAATTGGACTGATTCATGGCCACCAGGTTATTCCTTGGGGAGATGTTGCAAGTCTGGCCCTTTTGCAGAGGCAGTTGGATGTGGACATTCTCATTTCTGGGCACACGCACAAGTTTGAGGcctttgaaaatgaaaacaagtttTATATCAACCCTGGCTCCGCAACTGGCGCCTACAACGCATTAGAGAG CAACATCATCCCATCCTTTGTATTAATGGACATCCAGGCATCAACAGTGGTGACATACGTGTATCAGCTGATTGGAGATGACGTTAAAGTTGAAAGAATTGAGTACAAGAAGTCCTAA
- the vps29 gene encoding vacuolar protein sorting-associated protein 29 isoform X2 — MLVLVLGDLHIPHRCNTLPAKFKKLLVPGKIQHILCTGNLCTKESYDYLKTLAGDVHIVRGDFDENLNYPEQKVVTVGQFKIGLIHGHQVIPWGDVASLALLQRQLDVDILISGHTHKFEAFENENKFYINPGSATGAYNALESNIIPSFVLMDIQASTVVTYVYQLIGDDVKVERIEYKKS; from the exons ATG TTGGTTCTGGTTCTTGGAGATCTCCACATTCCTCACCGCTGTAACACACTGCCAGCAAAGTTCAAGAAGCTGCTGGTACCCGGGAAAATCCAGCATATCCTGTGCACTGGCAACCTGTGCACCAAAGAGAGCTATGACTACCTGAAGACTCTGGCTGGGGATGTTCACATTGTCCGCGGAGATTTTGATGAG AATCTAAACTACCCTGAGCAGAAAGTGGTGACAGTTGGACAGTTTAAAATTGGACTGATTCATGGCCACCAGGTTATTCCTTGGGGAGATGTTGCAAGTCTGGCCCTTTTGCAGAGGCAGTTGGATGTGGACATTCTCATTTCTGGGCACACGCACAAGTTTGAGGcctttgaaaatgaaaacaagtttTATATCAACCCTGGCTCCGCAACTGGCGCCTACAACGCATTAGAGAG CAACATCATCCCATCCTTTGTATTAATGGACATCCAGGCATCAACAGTGGTGACATACGTGTATCAGCTGATTGGAGATGACGTTAAAGTTGAAAGAATTGAGTACAAGAAGTCCTAA